One window from the genome of Babylonia areolata isolate BAREFJ2019XMU chromosome 11, ASM4173473v1, whole genome shotgun sequence encodes:
- the LOC143287160 gene encoding uncharacterized protein LOC143287160 produces the protein MAETKGDSCTVTVETSDKRELPEVRELQERDMAGAGNGRRRVLVVGAGAAGTAAAYCLMKQPDRFSVDVWEKAPVAGGVATSNDIRGDTFINDGVQGGCPTYRNTLNLMAEHGLQGSPVHMMISFGKGRTAWTNYTKTDLVHRLAPEIKKFQRCLRIINFFENFFIFIPIYKVLRWFGFSDDFRNEMVFPLTALFFGTGNQTPNVSAAIVARVFLDDDLRLFDYDSERLLSQTPEMFAFPKLEKMYRTIMSKSGANFHSNRGVKIVRRMKGKVYVTDERDHEEVFDNIIFACDAETVLRVLKNPSFMEKRALGNVRYYNDLIVTHEDDDYMNKYYEVNYDTDQYFVRTYPADQERIEMSFNLSNYQPQLKESGRNVFQTIFLDDEVRALWTEGEIKEDKVLLRRWWRQFSHTWRHFAFTVPFMRYLQGTQNTYYCGSYTLINTHEIAVISGMAAACRLGADYPFPDDPLASKQFDHYMLVIHGRPRRWGCNKNSVLAVCMAPLVGLLAFIALLVNFFMRCCCCCRSS, from the exons AGAGCTGCCAGAGGTTCGAGAGCTTCAGGAGAGAGACATGGCGGGGGCGGGGAATGGGAGGAGGCgtgtgctggtggtgggggcaggggcagCGGGTACAGCGGCTGCCTACTGTCTGATGAAGCAGCCGGACAGGTTCTCTGTGGACGTCTGGGAAAAGGCGCCGGTGGCTGGGGGGGTGGCCACCTCTAACGACATTCGAG GTGACACATTCATCAACGACGGAGTGCAGGGGGGGTGTCCCACGTATCGCAACACCTTGAACCTGATGGCTGAGCACGGCCTGCAGGGGTCCCCGGTCCACATGATGATCTCCTTTGGCAAAGGGAGGACCGCCTGGACCAACTACACCAAGACCGACCTCGTCCACAGACTGGCCCCAGAGATCAAGAAGTTCCAGAGGTGCCTCCGCATTATTAACTTCTTTGAgaacttcttcatcttcatccccATCTACAAGGTGCTGCGCTGGTTCGGCTTCTCAGACGATTTCCGCAACGAGATGGTTTTCCCTCTCACCGCACTGTTCTTCGGCACGGGCAACCAGACGCCAAACGTTTCCGCGGCAATTGTTGCCAGGGTGTTCCTTGACGACGACCTCCGGCTGTTTGACTATGACTCGGAGCGGTTGCTGAGTCAGACGCCAGAGATGTTTGCCTTCCCGAAGCTGGAGAAGATGTACCGGACCATCATGTCGAAGAGCGGCGCCAACTTCCACAGCAACCGCGGCGTCAAAATCGTGCGCCGCATGAAGGGCAAAGTGTACGTGACGGACGAGCGAGATCACGAGGAGGTCTTTGACAACATCATCTTCGCCTGCGACGCGGAGACGGTCCTGCGCGTGTTGAAGAACCCCTCCTTCATGGAGAAGCGAGCACTGGGCAATGTTCGCTACTACAACGACCTGATCGTCACGCATGAGGACGATGACTACATGAACAAGTACTACGAGGTCAACTATGACACGGACCAGTACTTTGTCCGCACCTACCCGGCGGACCAGGAGAGGATCGAGATGTCCTTCAACCTGTCCAATTACCAGCCGCAGCTGAAGGAGTCCGGCAGGAACGTGTTCCAGACCATCTTCCTGGACGACGAGGTGAGGGCGCTGTGGACGGAAGGGGAGATAAAGGAGGACAAGGTGCTGCTCAGGAGGTGGTGGCGCCAGTTCTCACACACGTGGAGACACTTCGCCTTCACCGTGCCCTTCATGAG GTACCTGCAGGGCACGCAGAACACCTACTACTGCGGATCCTACACACTAATCAACACCCATGAGATCGCCGTCATCTCCGGCATGGCCGCAGCCTGCCGACTGGGCGCCGACTACCCCTTCCCTGATGACCCCCTGGCCTCCAAGCAGTTCGACCACTACATGCTGGTGATCCACGGCCGGCCTCGCAGGTGGGGCTGCAACAAGAACTCGGTGCTGGCCGTGTGCATGGCGCCGCTGGTGGGACTGCTGGCGTTCATTGCCCTCCTGGTCAACTTCTTCAtgaggtgctgctgctgctgtcgttcgTCCTGA